GAATGGCGTCCCGTCAATGTTCTTAGAAGGAAGCGTGAAATGAAGCGTTACTGCGCCGCCCCTTGCTACAGCCTTGAGGTCCATCACCGGAACGGGACCGCGGGCCTTGGGCACCTGCGGTGGGCCTTTCCTGCCGCAGCCAAGAGAAATCGTCAGCACCAAGACAGCGAGGAGAGCGGAGGCGAAATACCTGCGTGTGCGGCTCATGCACAAACCGTCCGGTAGAGGCGCGGGCTCAGAACCCGGGATGCAGAAGATTGGCGATTCCGCGTTCCCGCATCCGATTGGACCGAGGCTAGCGTCTCCCTCACGAGCCGGCTCCGGCTTATGCCCACGAATGAGCTCTCTTCTCTCTTCCATTGTCGCTTTGATTTGATCCAAGACAGCTTCCCTCATTATTCTTCCTTGAAGATCTTCTCCATAGGGATTCCTTCCAGGCTGCCTGCACGATAGGCTTTGAGCCTCTTTTCTGCTTCTTCTGCCCATATCGCGTCCAGCGATCTGTCCGGCTCATCAAGGCTCTTTATGAGCCCTTCAACCACCATAACCCTCTCGTCTGGTTTCAATCTCAATGCTTGTTTAAGTATTTCTTTATTGCTCATGAGATTTACCTCCCATTCTTGTGAAACTTAAACACCCAACCGGAGAGAGTTTGAGAGCATTGGCAGCTGGCTGGTTCCGTCAAACTGCTACCGTCTCGAAAGCAACCTTCCACTGCTGGGATTCGGTCATAGAGAAGTTCAGCTTCTCGAAGCCGATTACTCGCCCCGATCTATCTTTCATTAGGATCACTTCATCCCCAGTCTCTTCACAGATATGCTCTTCCCGGGGGTCGCTGAACCAAACGGTGAGCGTATTCGCCGCCCGGTCAAGGAACACCTTCACTTCGGCCATACTCGTACTCCCTCCTTCACAGCCTTGCGGCGCATGACGACAATGTGTTCTTGAGTCATCGTATTGTCCAATGCGCCGACAACATTAGTCGGGCTGTTTCGGAGTGGCATGCGCTTGTTGGGAATGGAACGATGAAATGTCTCTATATGATCAAGACCAAAACATTCAAAAAAATCGCGAATCGCTACGTCGGTAGGTAAGACGACCCCTTTGACCTTTCGATTGCCAACGACGTAGCACGCATATCCGGCAGGCTTTATCAATTCCGACACACGTGCAACCGAGTGATGTAGATCGGAGTAGAAGGACGCAACTTCAAGAGCTCGTTTCTTGTCGGCCTTGCCAATCTGGCTGAGTGCCTGGTTGAGCGCGTCATTCGGGAAATCGGGGACTTTCTTTGCGACTTTTCCGCCCATGAGTTTGCGGTCAACCTTCTCTGGCTCGCTCAGACCCAGCCACGCAGCAGACAGTCGCGAATACTGGCCATAGGCCACAGTGGTGTGGGAGTCTCCGTAGGGTGGCGAAGTAACTACAATATCTACGCTGGCAGAGGCAACCTTGTCCTTCGGCATGTCAGTTACCGTGTTAAAATCATGGATATACGCACGGGGTGGGTGCTTGAGGTTCTCCATTATCCCCAGGAACTTGTGCAATCCCGTCCGGTTGCGCTTTAGTTTCAAAGCCATGATTCCAAAAACATCAGGATCGAACCCCTCTAATTTATCCGCACCATACCGATACAATTTGAACTCTTCGTTGCGGGTGTTTGAACTTTCTCTAACGGTTTCACTGAAAGCGACCTGAAAAAAGAGACGCACCAACTCATCTTCTATCTCGTCAATAAACGCCCTTAAGCGAGAGAGTTTCTCAGTCACCACTGGCTTGAACCAAAAATCAACGCGGCTGATGCCGTGAATGACTGGCGCGATTGCGGCGGGTGCAGATTCTGAGCGAGTCGCGAATCTGTAGAATCTTGCGATTTGCTTGTCTACTTCCCGCGCGCTGGGTGTGGATGTTTTTGCCTGGGCTATCAGACGGGCTAAGGGATTCAAGTCTGTGCCAGCAACATTGATGCCCCGAATCAGTCCTTCTACGAGTGAAGTGCCTGTCCCGCAATATGGGTCAAATAGCAGTTCTGCGTTAACTGCGAACATATCAAGCAACCTTCCCGCGACCTGTGGAATCATGCGAGCGGGATAATCGTGATAGCAATGGGTGAGTTCCCGGGTTGAAGCCCCGTTGAAAGTCCAATCGTTAAGTCCAACGTGCTCTTCAGCGTGAGTCAACAATGTAAGTTGCCCCGCACGTGACGGGGCGTCTGTGCTGGTCCTCATAGCAAAGCCTTTAGGTCGTTTAGGATCTTAGAGAAGATTTTGATTCTCCCCCATTCGAGCACTTCGACATTGCAGACATAGACACCATCAAGCTGTTGAACTCGTTGTCGATTTGCACTCTTGGTACTGAAGGTTTCCCAAGCCGTAACCAAGAGCAACTTGATATCGCGAATCTGTGGGTCCAACGTCTGCATATAAGTGCGCCAACTAATCGTCTGCATCACTCTCTCGGCAAGCGTCGTCTTGGCTGAAATGACCGCAAGTGGTTTCAGGATTGGAGTCTTGACAACGACGATGTCTATGTCTGGTTTCAGGCCTTGAGTCTGTTCACTGTACTTGTCGAAAGCGCGATTGAGGTTTTGTCTGATTTCGCCCCTTGTCACTGCAAGGAGAGGTAATGCCTCGTCTTGAAATGCTCTGTTCAGCACCTTTGTCACCCAGATCGCGAAATTGTTGCCTGCCAAAGGGCGCATTGAATTCGCTATGCTCTTTCCGATTTCCCGAAGTTCCAAGACCATCTGCTTGTTTTCTAAGAATCTCTCCCATAGCGGCAAGGTTTCTGGGCTTGCCCATTTCTTTACGGCTCTTGGCGTGACGATTTCAACGATGTCCTCTTCAGAGCTCTTCAACAGTTCAGCAAGTCTGTTTCCAACTTCGAGAGAGTTGCCTTTTTCCAAAGCAGAATCTATTTTGCCATCAAAGTACTGCCGGATAGCCTGTTTGTATTCTCCTTCAAGTTCCCGATTCCAGCCCTCTCCCTGCGGCATTATCTGAGCTCTCCATTCAATTCTCTTGCGCCATGTCTCGCGCTTCATTACGAGATCTTACGCGGATCGGCATGAAAACCTCCCGAAGTTAGCCCAGAGGCTGTTCACCTTGAATGAGGTGTTAGGATGAAGGAACATGCCCGTAGAGTTTGTTTTCCTTTCTGAGCCTGGTGAAGAAAGTAAAGAAAAGATCCCGCTTAAACCATGTTTTCTCGTCGAGGTGCGCCAGCCAATCAACCAGAGCGGCCGGACTCCTGATCAGTCGCGTGACTGCAACGTTGTAGTCTCCGAGCTCTTCTGGCGCATTGACCGGAACGAACTGCCACTCCCCTGTGGAAGGCGAAGCCACAAAGAACCCGTCTTCAATTGGAATGATATTGCCAGTCCTTTCGCATTTCGCCGTTTCCGACATCTGCACAATCCTCCTTATGACCAGCAATGACGAGATTGATCCACATAACATCCCAAGCCTCGCCGTTCTGTCCATCTTCAGAATGCACGAGCCGATAGCGTATATCAGAGGATGAACTGCGAGAGGTCTCTCTTCTCGGCGAGCTCCGAAAGCCGTTTCCTGACGTTCGCTGCGTCGATGACGATCTTGGTCTTGTCAAGTTCGGGCGCCTCGAACGAGATGTCGTCAAGCAGCTTATCGACGACAGTGTGGAGCCTTCTGGCGCCGATGTCCTCGTTCTGCGTGTTTATGATCTCCGCCATTCGCGCTATCTCCGAGATCGCGCCATCCGTGAACTCAAGCTCTATCTCCTCCACCGCTAGCAAAGCCTTACACTGGCTAATCAGCGCATTCTGCGGCTCGGTCAGAATCCTTGCGAACTCATCCCGCCCGAGCGAAGACAGCTCAACATTCACGGGAAATCGGCCCTGAAGCTCCGGTATCAGGTCCGAGACCTTGCAGTTGTGGAACGAGCCTGCGGCGATGAAGAGTATGTGATCGGTCTTGACCATCCCGTATTTAGTCAACACGGTCGTGCCCTCCACTATCGGGAGTATGTCGCGCTGCACGCCCTGCCTCGAGACATCGGGCCCCCCGAAGCTCTCGCGCCCGACGATCTTGTCGATCTCGTCGAGAAACACAATGCCGGTCTCCTCTACACGCGTTATCGCCTCCTGGACCACGCTGTCTATATCCACCATCCTCTGCAGCTCCTGATTCTTCAGTATCTCCCTCGCCTTACTCACCTTCTCCCTGCGCGTGCGCTTCTCCATAGGAAACGGCAACGCCGAGATGAGGCCCTTCAGGTCAATACCCATCTCCTCGAGGCCGGGGGATGAGAGAATGTTGAGCCCCACTGCTCCCATGGCCTCTTTGACCTCGATCTCTATCATGGTCTCGTCAAACTTGCCGGCCTTGAGCTTCGCCCGCATCTTCTCCCTGGTCTTCTCCCAGCGCTTTATTGCCTCGGGGTCCATGGCGGTAACGGCCTCTGCGCTCTCTTCTGCCTCCTCTTGGTCCGACGGCCCTTCCTCGAACTGAAGCTCTTGCTCCTGAGCCGCCGGCAAAGGCAGGATAGTCTGCCGAACTTCCACATCTTTCTCGCCGCTGTC
This sequence is a window from bacterium. Protein-coding genes within it:
- the hslU gene encoding ATP-dependent protease ATPase subunit HslU, translated to MRELTFGEVVKILRKVMEELTPREVVKELDKFIIGQDEAKRAVAISLRNRWRRQHVDESLRNEIMPKNIIMVGPTGVGKTEIARRLSNIAMSPFVKVEASKFTEVGYVGRDVESIIRDLMEIAVNEVRSEQMKEVAENAEMRVEEEILDILLPPPFSECPAADAQEAGPSGDSGEKDVEVRQTILPLPAAQEQELQFEEGPSDQEEAEESAEAVTAMDPEAIKRWEKTREKMRAKLKAGKFDETMIEIEVKEAMGAVGLNILSSPGLEEMGIDLKGLISALPFPMEKRTRREKVSKAREILKNQELQRMVDIDSVVQEAITRVEETGIVFLDEIDKIVGRESFGGPDVSRQGVQRDILPIVEGTTVLTKYGMVKTDHILFIAAGSFHNCKVSDLIPELQGRFPVNVELSSLGRDEFARILTEPQNALISQCKALLAVEEIELEFTDGAISEIARMAEIINTQNEDIGARRLHTVVDKLLDDISFEAPELDKTKIVIDAANVRKRLSELAEKRDLSQFIL
- a CDS encoding addiction module protein, which encodes MSNKEILKQALRLKPDERVMVVEGLIKSLDEPDRSLDAIWAEEAEKRLKAYRAGSLEGIPMEKIFKEE
- a CDS encoding DNA methyltransferase — translated: MFAVNAELLFDPYCGTGTSLVEGLIRGINVAGTDLNPLARLIAQAKTSTPSAREVDKQIARFYRFATRSESAPAAIAPVIHGISRVDFWFKPVVTEKLSRLRAFIDEIEDELVRLFFQVAFSETVRESSNTRNEEFKLYRYGADKLEGFDPDVFGIMALKLKRNRTGLHKFLGIMENLKHPPRAYIHDFNTVTDMPKDKVASASVDIVVTSPPYGDSHTTVAYGQYSRLSAAWLGLSEPEKVDRKLMGGKVAKKVPDFPNDALNQALSQIGKADKKRALEVASFYSDLHHSVARVSELIKPAGYACYVVGNRKVKGVVLPTDVAIRDFFECFGLDHIETFHRSIPNKRMPLRNSPTNVVGALDNTMTQEHIVVMRRKAVKEGVRVWPK
- a CDS encoding BsaWI family type II restriction enzyme is translated as MKRETWRKRIEWRAQIMPQGEGWNRELEGEYKQAIRQYFDGKIDSALEKGNSLEVGNRLAELLKSSEEDIVEIVTPRAVKKWASPETLPLWERFLENKQMVLELREIGKSIANSMRPLAGNNFAIWVTKVLNRAFQDEALPLLAVTRGEIRQNLNRAFDKYSEQTQGLKPDIDIVVVKTPILKPLAVISAKTTLAERVMQTISWRTYMQTLDPQIRDIKLLLVTAWETFSTKSANRQRVQQLDGVYVCNVEVLEWGRIKIFSKILNDLKALL
- a CDS encoding DUF2283 domain-containing protein, whose product is MAEVKVFLDRAANTLTVWFSDPREEHICEETGDEVILMKDRSGRVIGFEKLNFSMTESQQWKVAFETVAV